DNA from Gemmatimonadota bacterium:
GTGCGGGGGCGCTCGCCCGGCGGGACTGTGCCCCCGCCGAGTCGGCGGCGACAAGGACGAGCGCGGTGGTAACGACGAGCGGCAGGACGCGACGCAGGAGCATGCTCCACTCCGAATAGGGGTCAACAGGTGCGGAGTGATACCGCGCCGGCGAGAGAAAGTACCATGTCGGGACGATCGGGGGAGCCGGCGACCGCCATCTCGCGCGCCACGTGCGCCCGCCCCGCGCATGTCAGAGCAGTGTCAGAAGTGTTCCACGACATCGCCCATACGAGCACTCGAGCGCACCTTCGTGCCGCCGCGCTCCCAACGCTGCACAGCGATGCCCCTCATCAGGACTCCCCTCTCCTTTGGTGCGTGACATGCCTGTTCGACGCGGAATGCTCGTGGCCATGCTGCTGCTTTTCGCTCGCCTCCTTCCGGCGCAGGTCCGGCACGTCGGCGACCTCAACACGCGGGAGCTCCGCGCGCTCGATCGCGCGCGCACGGTCGTCATTCTCCAGGGCGGCATGCTGGAGGAGCACGGCCCGTACTTGCCAGCGTTCACCGACGGCATCCTGAGCGCGCGCCTGACGAGCGAGCTCGCAGCCGGGATCGCGCGGCAGCGCCCCGGCTGGACGGCGCTGATCTTTCCGCCGGTCTCGGTTGGGGCGAGCGGCTCCAACGAGATCGGGCGCCAATACTCGTTTGCGGGGACGTACGCCGTGCGTCCGTCGACGCTTCGGGCGGCGTTCGTCGACCTCGCGAGTGAGCTGGGGGAGCAGGGCTTTCGCTGGGTGCTGGTGGTGCACGTCCACGGGTCGCCACTCCACATCGGGGCGCTCGACGATGCATCGGACTTCTTTCACGACACGTACGGCGGGACGATGGTGAACCTGTGGGGGCTCATCCCGGTGCTGGGCGGATGGGGGAGCGCCATGTCGATCATGACGCCGGACGAGAAGCGCGCTGATGGGCTCTCGCTCCACGCGGGGATGGACGAACACAGCCTGATGCTCTACCTGCGTCCGGAGCTCGTCGCCCGCGACTATCGTCAGGCACCCGTCGTCTCTGGCGCGAACTACGCCGAGGCCTTCGCGGTTGCCAGGCGGGAGGGATGGCCGGGCTACCTCGGCGCACCGCACCTGGCCACCGCCGAGTTCGGGGAGCGGATCTGGCGCTCCTTCTCGGCGGCGACGGAGAAGACGGCGCTGGAGATCCTCGACGGCCGGGACCCGGCGAGCTATCCGCGATACGTGACGTACCTCAAGTCGCAGGCGCCGTATCGCGAGTGGATCGACTCGTCGATGGTCCGCGATTCGCTCGCCGGCAGCCGCCTGTCCAGCTGGCTCGCGCGGCGTCCGCGCTGAGCGGCCGGCGCGCACGGTCACCTAACCAGTCCGTGCATTTCGGCGGTTCGTCCCGCAGCCGCCAGAACCGTCGCTGCGCCAGCCGCCCGGCGCTCGTGCGGGCGGCCGAGGCTGGCCTCGTTCCCCGAGGGCCGTATATTCGGGCATGACGACTCGTCGACGATTCCTCGGACAGACGGCCGGGCTGCTCGCTGCCGGCTACCTCGGTGCCCCGGAGCTGCGCCGCGTGGGCGCTCACGCTCCCCTGCGCATCCTCATCCTCGGTGGGACCGGATTCATCGGCCCGCACATGGTGCGACGCGCCATCGCCGGCGGACACAAGGTCACCCTGTTCAATCGCGGGCGCAGCAATGCCGACCTCTTTCCCGACGTCGAGACGCTGACGGGGGACCGGGACGGGCAGCTCGACGCCCTGCGCGGCCGCGCCTGGGACGTGGTGATCGACAACAGCGGCTACGTGCCGCGCCACGTGCGCGACTCGGTGCAGCTGCTGGCGCCTAACGTGGGGCGTTACATCTTCGTCTCTACGGGGTCGGTGTACGCGGCGGGCGAACCCCGGTACGACGAGGACTCGCCGCTGCTCAAGGCCCCCGATCCGGCGAGCGAGGAAGTCAACAAGTACTACGGCGAGCTCAAGGTGCTCTGCGAGCAGGCGGTGCGTGAGGCGTACGGCGACAAGGGGACGATCCTGCGGCTGCACATCGTGGCGGGACCGGGCGATCCGACGCACCGCTTCACCTACTGGCCGGTGCGCATCGCCGCCGGGGGCGAAGTGATTGCGCCCGGCGAGAAGGACGCGACCGTCCAGCACATCGACGTGCGCGACCTGGCCGACTTCGCGCTGCGCTGCGCGGAGCAGGGACATGGCGGCATCTACAACGTGGCCGGTCCCGCCGCCTCGCCGATGACGTTGGCGACCTATCTGGAGGAAGTGCGCGTCGGCGTGAAGTCGGCGGCGACGTTCACCTGGATCGACCACGCATTCCTGGCCGAGCGCAAGGTGGCGTTCCCGATGGTGATGCCGCCGGCGATGCGCGGCCTGTCGCGTGTGAGCGCCGCGCGCGCCGTGGCCAAGGGGCTCACCTTCCGTCCCGTGCGCGAGACGGCCGCCGACACGCTGGCCTGGTTCAAGAGCGCGCCGGCAGCCGCAACGAAGGATCTCACGCTCGACCTCGAACGTGACGCGCGGGTGTTGCGCGAGTGGAAGGCCAAATAGCGAGGCCGACCGGTCCCGTTCCCCGACTCCCCCGTCCCGAGTTGCCATGCGCCGAACCCTGATTGCCCTGGTCACGTTAGGCGCCGTATCGGTGGCGGCGAGCGCCCAGTCGACCGACCGCCTCTCGAAGGAAATCGCCCGCATCGAGCCCGCCTCCGGCGGCCAGCTCGGGGTGGCCGCCGTGCACCTCGAGAGCGGCCGAAGCTTCTTCTACAAGGCGGACGACCAGTATCCGATGGCCAGCACCTACAAGGTGCCGATGGCGGTGCAGGCCTTCACGCTCGCGGAACAAGGGAAGCTCGACCTCAACCGAATGGTCGCGTGGGACACCACCGACCTGCACATCGGGAGCGAGGCGTTCCTGCTCTTCCGGAAGCCCGGCTTCGCCATGTCGGTGCGGAACCTCATCGAGACGATGCTGATCCTCTCGGAGAACAACGCCACCGACCTGGTCCTGGCCCTCGACGGTGGCGGCGCCGCGGTCACCAAGCGCCTGCGCGACGCGGGGATCACCGACATGCGCGTCGACCGGCCGACCGCCGAGATCATCGCCCATCCGTTCGGCATCACCGACATCTGGACCAACGGCAAGTTCGATCGGTCGAAGTGGGAGCGGCAGTATGCGGCGCTGAGCCCGGCCCGCCGCGATTCGGCAGCGTACTACTATGCGCGCGACCCGCGCGACCATGCGTCGCCCCGGGCGATGCTGACGCTCCTGACCAAACTCTGGAAAGGCGAATTGCTCAACACGGAGCACACCGCGGCGCTGCTCGACATCATGTACCGATGCGAGACCGGCGCCGGGCGCATCAAGGGGATGCTCCCGATCGGCACCAAGGTCGCCCACAAGACGGGGACGTATCCGGGGACGGTCAACGACGTCGGGATCATCGACCTCCCCGACGGAACGCACGTCGCGGTGGCGCTCTATCTCAAGCAGTCGAGCAAGATCGAGGGCAAGGAGCTCGAGGACGCGATCGCCCAGTCGGCGCGCGCCGTGTACGACTTCTTCCTCTTTCGCGACTGACGGCCGGCGCGCGGGGGAGATAGGGGGCGGGGGGCTCGCGCCAGCGTTGCATCCGCTGGCGCCCGGGGAGCCGGAGGGGCAATTTCGGCGCGCCGCCGATCCTCCATCCTCGTGCTCCCAACCGTCGCCATGCACCGCCTCCCCGCACTCCGCGCCATCGCGCGCGTCGCTCCGCGGCTCGCTCCTCTGATCGCTGCGCCGCGTGTCACACCGCTCGTCGCGCTGACGTCCGCTCGGCTCGTGATCCTGCCCGTCGCGCTCTCGGTCCTGCTCGTCGGCGCGTCGCGCGTGGCCAACGCCCAGCATATCATCGGGGCCCGTGACGCGCGCGCCCTACGCGCCGACAGCGTCTTCCAGCGGTTCGACCGCACCGACGCTCCCGGCTGCGCGCTCGGCGTCTATCAGGACGGCAAGGTCCTCTACGCGCGGGGCTACGGGATGGCGAGCCTGCAGAATGGCATCGCCCTCTCACCGCGCTCGGTGCTCGACGTCGGGTCGATCTCCAAGCAGTTCACCGCGATGGCCATCCTCCTGCTGCAGCAGGAGGGAAAGCTCTCGCTCGACGACCCGATCCGGAAATACATCCCGGAGATGCCGGCGTACGCGGACAAGGTCACGCTTCGTCGGGCCTTAAGCCAGACGAGCGGGCTGCGCGACCTCTACGTGATGTGGGGGCAGACGGGGCGCGCATTCGCCGGCGACACGATCGACGCGCTCCGCGTGATCACGCGCTCGGCCGAGCCGAACTACGAGCCGGGGGCGCGCTACCTGTACACCAACTCGGGGTGGATCCTCGCGGCGCAGATCGTCTACCGGCTCACCGGCAAGACGCTCGCGCAGTTCGCCGAGGAGCGCATCTTCAGGCCGCTCGGCA
Protein-coding regions in this window:
- a CDS encoding creatininase family protein — translated: MPVRRGMLVAMLLLFARLLPAQVRHVGDLNTRELRALDRARTVVILQGGMLEEHGPYLPAFTDGILSARLTSELAAGIARQRPGWTALIFPPVSVGASGSNEIGRQYSFAGTYAVRPSTLRAAFVDLASELGEQGFRWVLVVHVHGSPLHIGALDDASDFFHDTYGGTMVNLWGLIPVLGGWGSAMSIMTPDEKRADGLSLHAGMDEHSLMLYLRPELVARDYRQAPVVSGANYAEAFAVARREGWPGYLGAPHLATAEFGERIWRSFSAATEKTALEILDGRDPASYPRYVTYLKSQAPYREWIDSSMVRDSLAGSRLSSWLARRPR
- a CDS encoding SDR family oxidoreductase, whose translation is MTTRRRFLGQTAGLLAAGYLGAPELRRVGAHAPLRILILGGTGFIGPHMVRRAIAGGHKVTLFNRGRSNADLFPDVETLTGDRDGQLDALRGRAWDVVIDNSGYVPRHVRDSVQLLAPNVGRYIFVSTGSVYAAGEPRYDEDSPLLKAPDPASEEVNKYYGELKVLCEQAVREAYGDKGTILRLHIVAGPGDPTHRFTYWPVRIAAGGEVIAPGEKDATVQHIDVRDLADFALRCAEQGHGGIYNVAGPAASPMTLATYLEEVRVGVKSAATFTWIDHAFLAERKVAFPMVMPPAMRGLSRVSAARAVAKGLTFRPVRETAADTLAWFKSAPAAATKDLTLDLERDARVLREWKAK
- the bla gene encoding class A beta-lactamase; amino-acid sequence: MRRTLIALVTLGAVSVAASAQSTDRLSKEIARIEPASGGQLGVAAVHLESGRSFFYKADDQYPMASTYKVPMAVQAFTLAEQGKLDLNRMVAWDTTDLHIGSEAFLLFRKPGFAMSVRNLIETMLILSENNATDLVLALDGGGAAVTKRLRDAGITDMRVDRPTAEIIAHPFGITDIWTNGKFDRSKWERQYAALSPARRDSAAYYYARDPRDHASPRAMLTLLTKLWKGELLNTEHTAALLDIMYRCETGAGRIKGMLPIGTKVAHKTGTYPGTVNDVGIIDLPDGTHVAVALYLKQSSKIEGKELEDAIAQSARAVYDFFLFRD